In Eleutherodactylus coqui strain aEleCoq1 chromosome 11, aEleCoq1.hap1, whole genome shotgun sequence, a single window of DNA contains:
- the LOC136582637 gene encoding protein kinase C theta type-like — MSMRSQQRAPARTPGHQTPDFTSVASPAYRHWVKEASERCDADSLCMDPAVVLASFPGRNTFTAIKIVDRGSGADMILRERRILLKAQDCPFICHLYAAQQSANKAYFIMEYLSGGSLRAMIRMCGRLDISSVRFYTAEIVCGLQFLHQRNIVHRDIKLDNIMVDRDGHIRLIDLGLAQDGVTSSNKICGRTGV, encoded by the exons ATGAGCATGAGGAGCCAACagcgggcaccagccaggaccccgGGCCATCAGACTCCGGATTTCACATCAGTCGCTTCACCCGCCTACAGACATTGGGTAAAGGAGGcttcggagag ATGTGATGCAGATTCGCTGTGCATGGACCCGGCC GTGGTCCTGGCCTCATTCCCTGGCAGAAACACCTTCACAGCCATCAAGATTGTGGACAGAGGAAGCGGAGCAGATATGATATTGAGAGAGCGacggatactcctgaaggcccaagactgccccttcatatGCCATctatatgccgcacagcagtctgccaaCAAAGCCTACTTCATCATGGAGTATCTGTCTGGAGGAAGCCTGAGGGCaatgatcaggatgtgcggccGCCTGGACATCAGcagtgtgag attctacacagcggagattgtatgcggcctccagttcctgcaccaacGCAACATCGTCCACCG agacataaagctggacaaCATCATGGTGGAcagagatggacacatccgcctgatcgacctggggctggcccaagacggagtCACCTCGTCTAATAAGATTTGTGGAAGAACGG GAGTATGA
- the LOC136582860 gene encoding protein kinase C delta type-like, producing the protein MAAGQSPFYHGSKKEKVIESITTEQPKFPSWLDANLKHLLERLLRKNPEKRLGVYKNIRGHPSFTTIDWEELELKRSRPPFKPFRRVLENKNLQWPEDGTPLHPMDGFDFTSPSWTRMTRRIR; encoded by the exons atggcggcaggacagtcccctttctaccatGGCTCCAAGAAGGAAAAGGTCATTGAATCCATCACCACAGAGCAGCCAAAATTTCCATCTTGGCTTGATGCCAACTTAAaacatcttctggagagactgctgcGCAAGAATcctgagaagaggctgggtgtctacaaGAATATCCGAGGTCACCCTTCCTTTaccaccatagattgggaggaaCTGGAATTGAAAAGATCACGGCCGCCATTCAAGCCATTCAGGAGAGTTTTGGAGAATAAAAACCTGCAGTGGCCGGAGGATGGGACACCCCTTCACCCCATGGACGGATTCGATttcacttcaccaagctggacccg gatgacgagaagaatccgataG
- the LOC136582638 gene encoding protein kinase C theta type-like, whose amino-acid sequence MSGVLSRETRRCTSCKTHDPHSYPAKYRRILTQSKLPPIRPDLRPLPSPKNIRVAHYPHEHEHEEPTAGTSQDPGPSDSGFHISRFTRLQTLGKGGFGEVVLASFPGRNTFTAIKIVDRGSGADMILRERRILLKAQDCPFICHLYAAQQSANKAYFIMEYLSGGSLRAMIRMCGRLDISSVRFYTTEIVCGLQFLHQRNIVHRDIKLDNIMVDRDGHIRLIDLGLAQDGVTSSNKICGRTGTVKYMAPEVLLEKEYDTAVDWWSLGIVVSRMAAGQSPFYHGSKKEKVIESITTEQPKFPSWLDANLKHLLERLLRKNPEKRLGVYKNIRGHPFFTTIDWEELELKRSRPPFKPFRRVLENKNLQWPEDGTPLHPMDGFDFTSPSWTRMTRRIR is encoded by the exons ATGTCGGGCGTCCTGTCTAGGGAGACTAGGCGCTGTACATCCTGCAAAACCCACGACCCGCACTCCTATCCAGCGAAGTACCGCCGCATCCTTACTCAGTCTAAGTTGCCTCCCATTAGGCCTGACCTTAGACCTCTCCCCTCCCCAAAAAACATacgagtggcccattatccacacgaGCATGAGCATGAGGAGCCAACagcgggcaccagccaggaccccgGGCCATCAGACTCCGGATTTCACATCAGTCGCTTCACCCGCCTACAGACATTGGGTAAAGGAGGcttcggagag GTGGTCCTGGCCTCATTCCCTGGCAGAAACACCTTCACAGCCATCAAGATTGTGGACAGAGGAAGCGGAGCAGATATGATATTGAGAGAGCGacggatactcctgaaggcccaagactgccccttcatatGCCATctatatgccgcacagcagtctgccaaCAAAGCCTACTTCATCATGGAGTATCTGTCTGGAGGAAGCCTGAGGGCaatgatcaggatgtgcggccGCCTGGACATCAGcagtgtgag ATTCTACACAACGGAGATTgtatgcggcctccagttcctgcaccaacGCAACATCGTCCACCG agacataaagctggacaaCATCATGGTGGAcagagatggacacatccgcctgatcgacctggggctggcccaagacggagtCACCTCGTCTAATAAGATTTGTGGAAGAACGGGCACAGTTAAATAtatggccccagaagtgcttcttgaaAAGGAGTATGACACAGCAgtggactggtggagcctggggattgttGTATCcaggatggcggcaggacagtcccctttctaccatGGCTCCAAGAAGGAAAAGGTCATCGAATCCATCACCACAGAGCAGCCAAAATTTCCATCTTGGCTTGATGCCAACTTAAaacatcttctggagagactgctgcGCAAGAATcctgagaagaggctgggtgtctacaaGAATATCCGAGGTCACCCTTTCTTTaccaccatagattgggaggaaCTGGAATTGAAAAGATCACGGCCGCCATTCAAGCCATTCAGGAGAGTTTTGGAGAATAAAAACCTGCAGTGGCCGGAGGATGGGACACCCCTTCACCCCATGGACGGATTCGATttcacttcaccaagctggacccg gatgacgagaagaatccgataG